In a genomic window of Occallatibacter riparius:
- a CDS encoding nucleotidyltransferase family protein, producing the protein MKAMVLAAGLGTRLRPLTNDRPKALVEVGGRTMLEITLERLRAFGVREVIVNVHHYADMMIEYLRAHQNFGMRIEVSREEELLDTGGGIKKAAWFFLEDGRDEPFLVHNVDVMSTIDLTALTRAHSDRDALATLAVQDRTTSRYLLFDEEGQLCGRRAARDGVPEMVRTCAEAKALAFSGIHVMSPRLLKRMSEDGAFSIIATYLRLAGEGERILVFRADAYQWRDLGKPENVAEAARELKS; encoded by the coding sequence ATGAAGGCCATGGTGCTGGCGGCGGGGTTAGGGACACGGCTGCGTCCGCTGACGAACGACCGGCCGAAGGCGCTGGTGGAAGTTGGCGGCCGCACGATGCTGGAGATCACGTTGGAGCGACTGCGGGCGTTTGGTGTGCGCGAGGTGATCGTAAATGTGCATCACTATGCGGACATGATGATCGAGTATCTGCGCGCGCATCAGAACTTCGGAATGCGGATCGAGGTATCGCGCGAAGAGGAGCTGCTGGATACGGGCGGCGGGATCAAGAAGGCCGCGTGGTTCTTTTTGGAAGATGGACGGGACGAGCCGTTCCTGGTGCACAACGTGGACGTGATGAGCACGATTGACCTGACCGCGTTGACCCGCGCGCACTCAGATCGGGATGCATTGGCTACGCTGGCGGTGCAGGATCGGACGACGTCGCGGTATCTGCTGTTCGATGAAGAAGGGCAGTTGTGCGGAAGGCGGGCGGCCCGCGATGGTGTGCCGGAGATGGTGCGCACGTGCGCGGAGGCGAAGGCGCTGGCGTTTTCAGGGATTCATGTTATGTCGCCGCGATTGCTCAAGAGGATGAGTGAGGACGGAGCGTTCTCGATTATCGCCACGTATCTGCGGCTTGCTGGCGAGGGGGAAAGGATTCTGGTGTTCCGGGCCGATGCGTATCAGTGGCGGGACCTGGGCAAGCCGGAGAATGTGGCGGAGGCGGCGAGAGAATTGAAAAGCTGA
- a CDS encoding RapZ C-terminal domain-containing protein, with amino-acid sequence MNNQVERSDMDVLKRLFEQKFRVAAEQARPLQGQLGGSGRAIIRLSGGGFTAIGIQYAVREENIAFLEFTKHFRRHGLPVPEIYGEALNEDAYLLEDLGDTTLFDFLSANRAGDAIAPEAVEAYRKVVAALPRFQIEAGRDVNYKVCYPRASFDRQSISWDLNYFKYYFLRLAGTPFSEQALEHDFARLTKFLLAAPRDYFLYRDYQSRNVMLREGLPYFLDYQGGRKGALQYDVASLLYDGKADLPPALRQELLDYYLECIANYGIDRNAFMEHYYAFVYVRIMQALGAYGFRGFYERKAHFLQSVPYALKNLRWLAHNAQLPIALPALMEAFQGMLGSEKLQALATSADTLKVKIFSFSFHREMPSDDSGNGGGFVFDARCLPNPGREERFKPLTGKDEPVMDYLNQQESVHRFFASASTLVDASVATYTRRGFKSLMVSFGCTGGQHRSVFLAEQLARHLLANNGIEVAVRHIELEKMGK; translated from the coding sequence GTGAACAATCAAGTGGAAAGAAGCGATATGGATGTGTTGAAGAGGCTCTTTGAGCAGAAGTTCCGCGTTGCTGCGGAACAGGCACGGCCGCTCCAAGGGCAACTGGGCGGCTCAGGGCGCGCGATCATTCGGCTGAGCGGCGGCGGCTTTACGGCGATCGGAATTCAGTATGCGGTGCGCGAAGAGAATATTGCGTTTCTCGAGTTCACGAAGCATTTTCGGCGGCATGGATTGCCGGTGCCGGAGATCTATGGCGAGGCGCTGAACGAAGACGCGTATCTGCTGGAGGACCTGGGCGACACGACATTGTTCGATTTTCTGAGTGCGAATCGCGCGGGCGATGCGATTGCGCCGGAGGCAGTGGAGGCGTATCGCAAAGTTGTGGCGGCGCTGCCGCGGTTTCAGATCGAGGCCGGTCGCGATGTGAACTACAAGGTGTGCTATCCGCGAGCGAGCTTCGACAGGCAGTCGATCTCGTGGGATCTGAATTATTTCAAGTACTACTTTCTGCGGCTGGCGGGGACTCCTTTTAGCGAACAGGCGCTGGAGCATGATTTTGCGCGGCTGACGAAGTTTCTGCTGGCGGCGCCGCGGGACTATTTTCTGTATCGCGATTATCAATCTCGCAATGTGATGCTGCGCGAGGGGCTGCCATATTTTCTGGACTACCAGGGCGGGCGCAAGGGCGCGCTGCAGTATGACGTTGCTTCGCTGCTCTATGACGGCAAGGCCGATCTGCCGCCGGCGCTCAGGCAGGAGCTGCTGGACTACTATCTCGAGTGCATTGCGAACTACGGCATAGATCGCAATGCCTTTATGGAGCACTACTACGCGTTTGTGTATGTGCGCATCATGCAGGCGCTGGGCGCGTATGGATTCCGCGGGTTTTATGAGCGCAAGGCGCATTTTCTGCAGAGCGTTCCTTATGCGCTGAAGAATTTGCGCTGGCTGGCGCATAACGCGCAGTTGCCGATTGCATTGCCGGCACTAATGGAGGCGTTCCAGGGGATGTTGGGCTCAGAGAAGTTGCAGGCGCTGGCGACGTCAGCGGATACGTTGAAGGTGAAGATATTCAGCTTTTCCTTCCATCGCGAGATGCCCAGCGACGACTCGGGGAACGGCGGCGGGTTTGTATTCGATGCGCGGTGTTTGCCTAATCCGGGAAGGGAAGAGCGGTTCAAACCGCTGACTGGCAAGGACGAGCCGGTGATGGATTATCTGAACCAGCAGGAGAGCGTGCACCGCTTCTTCGCGAGCGCGTCAACGCTGGTGGATGCGAGCGTGGCGACATACACGAGGCGCGGGTTCAAGAGCTTGATGGTGTCGTTTGGGTGCACGGGCGGGCAGCACCGGTCAGTGTTTCTGGCGGAGCAACTGGCGAGGCATTTGCTCGCCAACAACGGCATTGAAGTTGCGGTGCGGCACATCGAGCTGGAGAAGATGGGCAAATGA
- a CDS encoding tetratricopeptide repeat protein, which produces MQKTSLTLGAVIALVATVALPSAWAREGHTIMIPLRSKLSPVQRLNREGVEAVKHHQYDKAQGLFYKAYLYDPADPFTLNNLGYISEVQGELERAHKFYELAAEQGSDANIDLSSQKHLQGKPMKAALIELQDRTMRVNRMNIDAMRLLKQGRNFEAIDLLKQAQTLEPQNPFTLNNLGVANESVSDLESALRYYQDAAAGQSKEPAAITLDKNWRGKSVTNMARTSAKMLQKRMESGDMTASKAVMYTLRGVHEENANNWSAAREDFLHAYALDPTSAFSINNRGYIAEREGDLETAQYFYDKARRAEGSNAKIGLATKLYAQGQALAAVASDSNEKVDTALDIYSRQRKRQGTPIELTPRGGATEPPETKPDENPGTNPAPRPNEQPNQQQTPQ; this is translated from the coding sequence ATGCAAAAGACTTCACTTACGCTGGGCGCTGTAATTGCACTCGTTGCTACGGTTGCGCTGCCTTCTGCATGGGCGCGCGAAGGCCACACCATCATGATTCCCCTGCGCAGCAAGCTAAGCCCTGTGCAGCGCCTGAATCGTGAGGGCGTCGAGGCCGTTAAGCACCATCAGTACGACAAGGCGCAGGGCCTGTTCTATAAGGCCTACCTCTACGATCCTGCTGACCCCTTCACTTTGAATAATCTCGGTTACATCTCCGAGGTACAGGGTGAATTGGAGCGCGCGCATAAGTTCTACGAGCTCGCCGCCGAGCAAGGCAGCGACGCCAACATCGACCTCAGCAGTCAGAAGCATCTCCAGGGAAAGCCGATGAAGGCCGCCCTCATCGAATTGCAAGACCGCACCATGCGCGTCAATCGCATGAACATCGACGCCATGCGCCTCCTCAAGCAGGGACGCAACTTTGAAGCCATCGACCTGCTCAAGCAGGCCCAGACGCTCGAGCCCCAGAATCCCTTCACGCTCAACAATCTTGGCGTCGCCAACGAATCAGTCTCCGATCTCGAATCCGCTCTTCGCTACTACCAGGATGCAGCAGCGGGCCAGTCGAAGGAACCTGCGGCGATCACGCTCGATAAGAACTGGCGTGGCAAGTCAGTCACCAACATGGCCCGCACCAGCGCCAAAATGCTCCAGAAGCGCATGGAATCCGGCGACATGACGGCGAGCAAGGCGGTGATGTACACGCTTCGCGGCGTGCACGAGGAGAACGCAAACAACTGGAGCGCCGCGCGCGAAGACTTCCTGCACGCATATGCGCTCGATCCCACCAGCGCATTCTCCATCAACAACCGCGGATACATCGCAGAACGTGAAGGCGATCTCGAGACGGCCCAGTACTTCTATGACAAAGCGCGCCGGGCCGAGGGCTCGAACGCCAAAATCGGACTCGCCACCAAGCTTTATGCGCAGGGTCAGGCCCTCGCCGCCGTCGCGAGCGACAGCAATGAAAAGGTAGACACCGCACTCGATATCTACAGCAGGCAGCGCAAACGCCAGGGGACGCCGATCGAACTGACTCCCCGCGGCGGCGCCACTGAGCCACCCGAGACCAAGCCGGATGAAAACCCCGGCACCAATCCTGCTCCCCGTCCGAACGAGCAGCCGAACCAGCAACAAACTCCTCAATAA
- a CDS encoding alkaline phosphatase family protein, with amino-acid sequence MLNKFHLSIRRILLLCFTVIAVSVLAGCSAYSNNKTPKPFVSLSASPSSINAGSSSTLTVTADNATTVTIAGSDGSSYKLPAAGGTQVVSPKATTNYTATVEGTGGSNTATATVTVAPPAGATVNISANPTTINAGSSSILTVAATNATRVTVTGTDGSSYTLPATGGTQVVTPAATTTYTATATGAGGNATATATVTVNSGTATTVTINANPATINAGASSTLTVAATNATQVTVTGSDGSSYSLTPTGGTQVVSPAATTTYTATATGAAGNATATATVTVNGGAATTVSINANPTTIAAGSSSTLTVAATNATQVTVTGSDGSSYNLAATGGTQVVSPAATTTYTATAKGAAGNATATATVTVSSAPAPTVTINANPSTITAGTATTLTVAATNATQVTVTGTDGSSYNLSATGGTQSVSPTSDTTYTATATGAGGSATATATVTVVPAASLQSIKHVLFMLQENHSFDNYFGMLNPYRSKNGFTTGDDGLVYQVDGIDDKRSTITNQDDEGDSYSLFPLKSTCVDDMSSDWLASFGDVNRYNFTTTRPINMDGFVHDAEGYAKSCTANGAICSGSFTDLTGQRAMGYYDENFLNYYYYMASQFAVSDRWFSPMASKSVDNRIATFSGGTTQGLVKDPGNDGVGQLNIANIFQELDQNNVSWKIYYTVTLAYCTDPEDCGTGPAQYPATFFSNFTYANKYLYENPTGAACAAPTQPSSVVGDSGNTFCIDPNHIAPIKQYFTDVTNNTLPSFAFIEAGYGRNDEHPGSGQSVITGQYEVASVINSLMQSASWSSSAFFLSYDEGGGPYDHVPPVPNHSNDYTDVSLKTTIPDISSIAVNPDGYYPCVPSSGTPTTHCDLSKIDPGANAADAAAVNGFAAQLGFRVPNFVVSPYARKHYVSHIPMDHTAVIKFVENRFINGSAHLTARDAAQPNLLDFFDFTTAPWMTPPSPPAPVTTSTLGYNPCTPQTMQ; translated from the coding sequence TTGCTGAATAAATTCCACCTGTCCATCAGGCGCATTCTGCTTCTCTGCTTCACCGTAATCGCCGTCTCAGTTCTCGCCGGCTGCTCCGCCTACAGCAACAACAAGACCCCCAAGCCCTTCGTCTCATTAAGTGCAAGCCCAAGTTCAATCAATGCCGGAAGTTCATCCACGCTCACGGTCACTGCAGACAATGCAACGACGGTCACAATCGCCGGCAGTGACGGATCGAGTTATAAGCTTCCTGCGGCCGGCGGAACACAGGTCGTCAGCCCGAAGGCAACCACGAATTACACTGCCACTGTTGAGGGGACCGGCGGATCGAATACCGCCACGGCGACAGTGACAGTCGCGCCTCCTGCTGGTGCCACCGTAAACATCAGTGCCAATCCAACCACCATCAACGCCGGATCCTCCTCAATCCTGACCGTGGCCGCCACGAATGCCACGCGGGTCACCGTAACCGGTACTGATGGCAGTTCCTATACGTTGCCGGCAACGGGTGGCACGCAAGTAGTCACTCCCGCTGCCACCACCACTTACACGGCCACAGCAACGGGCGCTGGCGGCAATGCCACCGCCACCGCAACCGTCACCGTCAATAGCGGCACGGCTACCACAGTCACGATCAATGCGAATCCCGCTACCATCAACGCGGGTGCATCATCCACCCTTACCGTTGCCGCCACAAATGCGACACAGGTTACCGTCACCGGTTCTGACGGAAGTTCCTACAGTCTCACGCCAACCGGCGGAACACAGGTAGTCTCCCCCGCCGCAACGACCACTTACACCGCCACCGCGACAGGCGCTGCTGGTAATGCCACCGCCACAGCAACCGTCACAGTCAATGGCGGCGCGGCTACGACCGTCTCCATCAATGCGAATCCCACCACCATTGCAGCCGGTTCGTCCTCTACGCTGACCGTCGCGGCCACGAATGCGACGCAAGTCACGGTCACCGGTTCTGACGGAAGCTCTTACAATCTCGCCGCAACCGGCGGAACACAGGTGGTCTCCCCCGCCGCCACCACCACCTACACGGCAACCGCGAAAGGCGCGGCCGGCAATGCCACTGCGACAGCAACTGTCACAGTCAGTAGCGCGCCAGCTCCCACCGTCACCATCAATGCCAACCCAAGCACCATCACCGCCGGCACCGCCACCACACTCACCGTGGCCGCCACCAACGCGACGCAGGTCACCGTAACCGGCACTGACGGAAGTTCCTACAACCTCTCCGCAACCGGCGGAACGCAGTCGGTGAGCCCCACGTCCGACACCACCTACACCGCCACAGCGACAGGCGCCGGCGGATCGGCCACAGCGACTGCGACCGTAACGGTAGTCCCCGCGGCCAGCCTGCAATCCATCAAGCATGTCCTCTTCATGCTGCAGGAGAATCACTCGTTCGATAACTACTTCGGCATGCTGAATCCCTACCGCAGCAAGAACGGCTTCACCACCGGAGACGACGGCCTGGTCTACCAGGTGGACGGGATCGACGACAAACGCTCCACCATCACAAATCAAGACGATGAAGGAGACTCCTACTCCCTCTTCCCGCTGAAGAGTACCTGCGTTGACGACATGAGCTCCGATTGGCTTGCCAGCTTCGGCGATGTCAACCGCTATAACTTCACAACCACCCGGCCCATCAACATGGATGGCTTCGTCCACGACGCCGAGGGCTACGCAAAGAGTTGCACCGCCAATGGCGCTATCTGCTCCGGTAGCTTCACTGATCTCACCGGCCAGCGCGCGATGGGCTACTACGACGAAAACTTCCTCAATTACTACTACTACATGGCGTCGCAGTTCGCCGTGTCAGACCGTTGGTTCTCCCCCATGGCCAGCAAGAGTGTCGACAATCGCATCGCTACGTTCTCCGGCGGCACCACCCAGGGTCTCGTGAAGGATCCCGGCAATGACGGCGTAGGGCAGCTCAACATCGCGAACATTTTCCAGGAGCTCGACCAGAACAATGTCTCCTGGAAGATCTACTACACCGTCACCCTGGCCTACTGCACCGACCCCGAAGACTGCGGCACTGGCCCAGCGCAGTACCCCGCCACCTTCTTCTCCAACTTCACCTATGCGAACAAGTATCTGTATGAAAATCCAACCGGGGCGGCCTGCGCCGCGCCCACGCAGCCCTCAAGCGTTGTGGGTGACAGCGGCAACACATTCTGCATTGATCCCAACCACATCGCGCCCATCAAGCAATACTTCACTGATGTCACGAACAACACGTTGCCAAGCTTTGCCTTTATTGAAGCGGGCTACGGCCGTAATGATGAACACCCCGGCTCGGGCCAATCCGTCATCACCGGCCAATACGAGGTCGCCAGTGTCATCAATTCGCTCATGCAGAGCGCATCGTGGAGCAGCTCGGCATTCTTCCTCAGCTACGACGAGGGGGGCGGCCCCTACGACCACGTGCCCCCGGTGCCCAATCATTCCAACGATTACACCGACGTTTCTCTCAAGACTACGATTCCTGACATTTCGTCCATCGCCGTCAATCCCGACGGCTACTACCCATGCGTCCCGTCCAGCGGCACGCCGACTACTCATTGCGATCTCTCAAAGATCGACCCAGGCGCAAATGCAGCAGATGCAGCGGCCGTCAACGGATTTGCCGCTCAACTAGGTTTCCGCGTTCCTAACTTTGTCGTCTCTCCCTACGCGCGCAAACACTACGTCTCGCACATCCCCATGGATCACACTGCGGTCATCAAGTTTGTTGAGAACCGCTTCATCAATGGTTCCGCTCACCTCACTGCGCGCGATGCCGCCCAGCCCAACCTGCTCGACTTCTTCGACTTCACTACCGCGCCTTGGATGACCCCGCCGTCTCCACCTGCGCCAGTCACAACCAGTACACTCGGCTACAATCCCTGCACTCCGCAAACCATGCAGTAG
- a CDS encoding VWA domain-containing protein, whose product MRNSFRLFALAALALPLAGVCPLAAQNAPAQNRPTQSAQAAPAALPPGMQNPTKPEVQPSLDADRDPIPSPDIVTPEKETTAGNAPGAAGQLTKKSDGVYTMHEDVDEVLLNCTVVDDRGRPVLDLNRNDFRIAEDGVPQQTSSFMHQDLPVSMGILIDSSGSMLDKRTAVDAAANKLLNESHPRSTAFVVNFNEKAYLDQGLTVDRVALRRGINHFDARGATALYDAVAASADELSHHAKQSKQVLLIVTDGADNASRLALEEAIRRVQNLGGPVVYTIGLLYDADRKEADKARNDLEMLSAETGGLAYFPRSLDQVDEIASEVARDIRNQYVVGYHSTRPASQGGYRTVHVEAASPNHKHLIVRTRKGYYAKPGQRNNMTAQRVSSAAPQQ is encoded by the coding sequence ATGCGTAATTCGTTTCGATTGTTCGCTCTTGCCGCCTTGGCGCTGCCTTTAGCGGGGGTGTGCCCGCTGGCAGCTCAGAATGCACCCGCTCAGAATCGGCCCACGCAGTCCGCGCAGGCTGCGCCTGCCGCGCTGCCGCCGGGAATGCAAAACCCGACCAAGCCTGAGGTTCAGCCTTCGCTCGACGCGGACCGCGATCCGATTCCGTCGCCGGATATTGTCACTCCCGAAAAGGAGACTACGGCGGGAAATGCGCCTGGTGCCGCCGGTCAGCTCACGAAGAAGTCCGATGGCGTCTACACGATGCACGAGGACGTGGACGAAGTGCTGCTGAACTGCACGGTCGTGGACGATAGGGGCCGGCCGGTGCTGGACCTGAATCGCAACGACTTCCGCATTGCTGAGGACGGCGTTCCGCAGCAGACGAGTTCGTTCATGCACCAGGATCTGCCCGTGTCGATGGGGATTTTGATCGACAGCTCAGGGTCGATGCTGGATAAGCGCACGGCGGTGGACGCGGCGGCGAACAAGCTGCTGAATGAGTCGCATCCGCGGAGCACTGCGTTTGTGGTGAACTTCAACGAGAAGGCCTATCTCGACCAGGGGCTCACGGTGGATCGCGTGGCGCTGCGGCGTGGAATCAACCATTTTGACGCACGCGGGGCGACGGCGCTGTACGACGCGGTGGCTGCGTCGGCGGATGAGTTGTCGCACCATGCGAAGCAGTCGAAGCAGGTACTGCTGATTGTGACGGACGGCGCGGATAACGCTTCGCGACTGGCGCTGGAAGAGGCGATACGGCGTGTGCAAAACCTGGGCGGCCCGGTGGTGTACACGATTGGGCTGCTGTATGACGCGGACAGGAAGGAAGCCGACAAGGCGCGCAACGACCTGGAGATGCTGTCAGCGGAGACGGGCGGGCTGGCGTACTTCCCGAGGTCGCTGGACCAGGTAGACGAGATTGCTTCGGAAGTGGCGCGCGATATCCGCAACCAGTATGTGGTGGGATATCACTCGACGCGGCCGGCTTCGCAGGGTGGATATCGGACTGTGCACGTGGAAGCGGCCTCGCCCAATCACAAGCACCTGATTGTGCGTACCCGCAAGGGCTACTATGCGAAGCCAGGGCAGCGCAACAATATGACGGCGCAGAGGGTGAGCAGCGCGGCTCCGCAACAATAG
- a CDS encoding DUF5666 domain-containing protein: MKPVLVLAMIGGAFVIQWSAASASGQASVSASSVRTESTASRLTDIPPMPKGKSTVMGGSIRDVDQVRDRFVLNVYGEKPMRILYDERTQVFRDGKKIALHDLGPTAHASVQTTLDGASIFAVTVHILSEQPSGDYQGRVKSFNPETGELTLTSAASREPFRIQVTNQTSFKREGQSAFSSQQSSANDLMPGSLVSVTFGSNNKGKGTAQEVSVLAAPGATFIFSGALSALDVASGSLTLVDAKSNRSYQIFFDPTHQSATNLRPGQHVRVSADYDGKRYVATEISVQ, from the coding sequence ATGAAACCAGTTCTTGTATTGGCCATGATTGGCGGAGCCTTTGTAATTCAGTGGTCTGCCGCATCGGCATCAGGCCAGGCCTCGGTCTCTGCCTCCTCTGTTCGAACGGAATCTACCGCGTCGCGGCTTACGGACATTCCGCCTATGCCGAAAGGGAAGAGCACCGTCATGGGCGGCTCGATTCGCGATGTGGACCAGGTGCGCGACCGGTTTGTGCTGAACGTATATGGCGAGAAGCCGATGCGGATTCTCTACGACGAGCGCACGCAAGTGTTCCGCGACGGCAAGAAGATCGCGCTGCACGACCTGGGGCCGACGGCGCATGCGTCCGTGCAGACGACACTGGATGGAGCGAGTATCTTCGCGGTTACGGTGCATATCCTGTCGGAGCAGCCGTCGGGCGACTACCAGGGGCGGGTGAAGAGCTTCAACCCGGAGACGGGCGAGCTGACGCTGACCTCTGCTGCGAGCCGCGAGCCGTTCCGCATTCAGGTAACGAACCAGACGTCGTTCAAGCGGGAAGGGCAGTCGGCGTTTTCGTCGCAGCAGTCGAGCGCCAACGACCTGATGCCGGGATCGCTGGTTTCCGTGACGTTCGGCTCCAATAACAAGGGAAAGGGTACTGCGCAGGAGGTTTCGGTTCTGGCGGCGCCCGGTGCCACGTTTATTTTCAGCGGGGCTCTGTCAGCGCTGGATGTAGCCAGCGGATCTTTGACTCTGGTGGATGCGAAGTCGAACCGGTCGTACCAGATATTCTTCGATCCGACGCACCAGTCGGCGACGAACCTGCGCCCCGGGCAGCATGTGCGGGTTTCCGCGGACTACGACGGGAAGCGGTATGTAGCGACGGAGATTTCAGTGCAATAG
- a CDS encoding energy transducer TonB, with product MSNGPVNPGTRGRLVVDNSSRRAQAPGAYNRSSLAYDVEDSYPAEVPMPRLVPAPAGAAAMVGIPSFVGLDTATAQKDPTSKWVSAVIHVVAISGILWLGYKAKTTFVPPVQKPVNITLYAPVPPPKVLPVAPKMGGGGGGGAHQVIEPTRGNPPKVVAPKMTVTAPQILKVDNPKLAAPPSEIVKMPENPNLPNLGLSNSPQIALASQGKGSGSGFGSGSGGGLGMGRGIGAGPGSGGGYGGGLMSVGGGVSAPTVIHSVQPDFTEEARQAGFQGSVAIQLIVDAQGNPQNVHVTRHASYGIDEKAIAAVRQYKFRPAMYQGHPVAVQIVIDVDFHLH from the coding sequence ATGAGCAATGGACCAGTAAATCCCGGTACACGCGGCAGGCTCGTCGTTGATAATTCCAGCCGCAGGGCCCAGGCGCCCGGAGCCTACAATCGCTCCAGCCTCGCCTACGATGTCGAAGACTCATACCCCGCAGAGGTGCCGATGCCGCGCCTTGTGCCGGCGCCCGCGGGTGCTGCCGCCATGGTTGGGATCCCCTCGTTCGTCGGCCTTGATACGGCGACGGCGCAGAAAGATCCCACCTCAAAGTGGGTCTCCGCCGTAATCCACGTTGTCGCCATCTCAGGAATTCTGTGGCTTGGCTACAAGGCGAAGACCACCTTCGTGCCCCCGGTGCAGAAGCCCGTCAACATCACGCTCTATGCTCCGGTTCCGCCTCCCAAGGTCCTTCCCGTTGCTCCCAAGATGGGTGGCGGCGGCGGCGGTGGCGCGCATCAAGTCATCGAGCCCACGCGCGGCAATCCGCCCAAAGTGGTCGCGCCTAAGATGACCGTAACGGCACCCCAGATCCTCAAGGTCGACAACCCCAAACTCGCGGCACCGCCCTCTGAGATCGTCAAGATGCCCGAGAACCCGAACCTGCCTAATCTCGGCCTTTCGAACTCGCCGCAGATCGCACTCGCTTCGCAGGGCAAAGGCAGCGGCTCCGGCTTTGGCTCCGGCAGCGGCGGCGGACTCGGCATGGGCCGCGGCATCGGCGCCGGCCCCGGCAGCGGTGGCGGCTATGGCGGCGGTCTCATGAGCGTGGGCGGTGGCGTGAGCGCACCCACCGTCATCCACTCCGTCCAGCCCGACTTCACTGAAGAAGCGCGTCAGGCCGGTTTCCAGGGCAGCGTCGCCATTCAGCTCATCGTCGACGCGCAGGGCAATCCGCAGAACGTGCACGTCACCCGCCATGCCAGCTACGGCATCGATGAGAAAGCCATCGCGGCCGTTCGCCAGTACAAGTTTCGCCCCGCGATGTACCAGGGCCACCCTGTCGCCGTCCAGATCGTCATCGACGTCGACTTCCACCTGCATTGA
- a CDS encoding glycosyltransferase encodes MKICLVGTFPPSGRQLNEYAFHIARELRRHEDIELTILSDELTECEFATDENGNPLNIEEQSELPGFNVVRCWRFGSMSNPVRLLKEIRKVDPDIVWFNLVFSSFATPENPVAAFAGLSVPALVRAAGYFTHITLHHILEHVDFAAAGVKRERLFRIGTELATKALLKANSVSVLLPGYHHTLLTKYGAENVLLGTHGTFATSATPPDFSMRGNPNKRILAIGHWGTYKRLETLMEAFPKVLERVPEARLVVAGANHHQRPGYWESIRAAQPKDLPIDFKGYVAEEDIPELFQSTSVLVLPYDSATGSSGPAHQACEYGVPIVSADLPDFRGMARDEDMAIRFYERGNADDLADQISAILLSPELEREMAMHNYAAGVDMTITNVVNNYLRWFRLNKAKRDLRDSAHLHAAQAADGIDGEHDIDSAGQRQSHPTLVQPQEELDAIGRLERAHTYADGGEYPANPPARL; translated from the coding sequence ATGAAAATTTGCCTGGTAGGCACCTTTCCTCCCAGTGGACGCCAGTTGAACGAATATGCATTTCACATCGCGCGAGAACTGCGCCGGCATGAAGACATTGAACTGACAATCCTCTCTGATGAATTGACCGAGTGCGAATTCGCCACCGACGAAAACGGCAACCCGCTCAACATTGAAGAGCAGTCCGAACTGCCCGGGTTCAACGTGGTGCGCTGCTGGAGATTCGGCAGCATGAGCAATCCGGTGCGCCTGCTCAAAGAAATCCGCAAGGTCGATCCGGATATCGTCTGGTTCAACCTCGTCTTCTCCAGCTTCGCCACGCCGGAGAATCCCGTTGCCGCCTTCGCCGGCTTATCGGTTCCTGCGCTTGTGCGCGCCGCTGGATACTTCACACACATCACGCTCCACCATATCCTCGAGCACGTTGACTTCGCCGCCGCCGGCGTGAAACGCGAGCGTCTCTTCCGCATCGGGACAGAACTCGCCACCAAGGCGCTCCTCAAGGCAAACTCCGTCTCCGTTCTGCTGCCTGGTTATCACCACACTCTGCTCACCAAATACGGAGCCGAGAATGTGCTGCTTGGCACGCATGGAACTTTCGCCACGAGCGCCACTCCACCCGACTTCAGCATGCGCGGCAATCCTAACAAGCGCATCCTCGCGATCGGCCATTGGGGCACTTACAAGCGCCTTGAGACTTTGATGGAAGCCTTTCCCAAGGTGCTCGAGAGAGTCCCCGAAGCGCGGCTCGTCGTCGCTGGTGCCAATCATCATCAGCGCCCCGGCTATTGGGAATCCATCCGCGCCGCTCAGCCCAAGGATCTCCCCATCGACTTCAAAGGCTACGTCGCTGAAGAGGATATTCCCGAGCTCTTTCAGAGCACCTCAGTCCTCGTGCTCCCCTATGACTCAGCTACCGGATCCAGCGGGCCCGCGCACCAGGCTTGCGAATATGGTGTGCCCATCGTCAGCGCCGATCTCCCCGATTTCCGCGGAATGGCACGCGACGAAGACATGGCGATTCGCTTCTACGAGCGCGGCAACGCCGATGACCTCGCCGATCAGATCTCGGCCATCCTGCTCTCCCCTGAGCTTGAGCGCGAGATGGCGATGCACAACTACGCCGCCGGTGTTGATATGACGATTACAAACGTCGTTAACAATTACCTACGCTGGTTCCGACTGAACAAAGCCAAGCGCGACCTGCGCGATTCTGCCCATCTGCACGCCGCCCAGGCTGCCGACGGCATCGATGGTGAACACGACATTGACTCAGCGGGGCAGCGGCAGTCTCATCCAACTCTGGTGCAGCCTCAGGAAGAGCTGGACGCGATCGGTCGCCTTGAGCGCGCTCATACTTATGCCGACGGCGGCGAGTATCCGGCCAATCCTCCTGCACGTCTCTGA